A region from the Nocardioides coralli genome encodes:
- a CDS encoding helical backbone metal receptor, which translates to MLLLLVVALVAGCGGVDTVDEAAAPEGTENADAEFPVEVLSGPVGGGDEVTIESEPVSIISLSPTATEMLFEVGAGDQVVAVDDQSDYPDEAPRTKLSGYEPNVEAILEYEPDLVIAADDTGDLVANLEKARVPTLLLPAAADLEESYSQLERIGAATGHAEEAEEAVGELRQDIEDALAAAPDATGTTYFHELSTDYYTASGETFIGEVYGLFGLENIADTSKTGDLYPQLNDEFIVEADPDLVFLADSQCCGVKVKDVAKRPGWRQMSAVSDGQVHVVDEDVASRWGPRVVDFVEQVSDILVEREEQLEGSGG; encoded by the coding sequence GTGCTCCTGCTGCTCGTGGTCGCGCTCGTGGCCGGCTGCGGTGGCGTCGACACCGTCGACGAGGCCGCTGCCCCCGAGGGCACCGAGAACGCCGACGCGGAGTTCCCCGTCGAGGTCCTCTCGGGCCCGGTGGGCGGCGGCGACGAGGTCACGATCGAGTCCGAGCCCGTGTCGATCATCTCGCTGAGCCCGACGGCCACCGAGATGCTGTTCGAGGTGGGTGCGGGTGACCAGGTCGTCGCCGTCGACGACCAGTCCGACTACCCCGACGAGGCGCCGAGGACCAAGCTGTCGGGCTACGAGCCGAACGTCGAGGCGATCCTGGAGTACGAGCCCGACCTGGTGATCGCGGCCGACGACACCGGTGACCTGGTCGCCAACCTCGAGAAGGCGCGGGTGCCGACCCTGCTGCTGCCGGCGGCCGCCGACCTGGAGGAGTCCTACTCCCAGCTCGAGCGCATCGGCGCCGCCACCGGGCACGCCGAGGAGGCTGAGGAGGCCGTCGGCGAGCTGAGGCAGGACATCGAGGATGCCCTGGCGGCCGCGCCCGATGCCACGGGGACGACGTACTTCCACGAGCTGTCCACCGACTACTACACCGCGTCCGGCGAGACGTTCATCGGTGAGGTATACGGCCTGTTCGGACTGGAGAACATCGCCGACACGTCGAAGACCGGCGACCTCTACCCGCAGCTGAACGACGAGTTCATCGTCGAGGCCGACCCCGACCTGGTCTTCCTCGCCGACAGCCAGTGCTGCGGCGTCAAGGTCAAGGACGTCGCCAAGCGCCCGGGCTGGCGGCAGATGAGCGCCGTGTCGGACGGGCAGGTGCACGTCGTGGACGAGGACGTCGCCAGCCGCTGGGGACCCCGCGTGGTCGACTTCGTCGAGCAGGTGAGCGACATCCTGGTCGAGCGTGAGGAGCAGCTCGAGGGTTCGGGGGGCTGA